TTTAAGCTCAAGGTGTGGTTTTCACACAGGAAGCATGACTGAAATTCTAGACAGTGTGGATATTTTACATGGACTCCCTTCTACGAGTTTTGAAGCACTCTTTTTATGTGcattataaaaacataattgcaggaccaatacaaaaacatgaataGCAACAAGATATAAAACTGATGCTTATATAACAATTAATAATTTCTGATTCTCAAATCAAAGAGTTTTTACCCAAATTCTTACAGTACCTCTAGATAGCAACGAAACCTCAGAACCTCAACCTTGGTCCAAATCTTGATTGTTGTAGTTAAACCAaaaccataaaaacatttttgataataaacatcaactgaaataaaattatattatattcattcatataatatattatattcattcattccacacagactgatatatttcaaatgtttatttcttttaattttgatgattataactgacaactaaggaaaatcccaaattcagtatctcagaaaattagaatattatgaaaagcttcaatattgaagacacctggtgccacactctaatcagctaattaactcaaaacaccagcaaaggcctttaaatggtctctcagtctagttctaggctacacaatcatgtggaagactgctgacttgacagttgtccaaaagacgaccattgacaccttgcacaaggagggcaagacacaaaaggtcattgcaaaaaagggttggctgttcacagagctgtgtccacattaatagagaggcgaagggaaggaaaagatgtggtagaaaaaaagtggagAGGATtgtggagaggattgtgaaacaaaacccattaaaaaatgtgggggagattcacaaagagtggactgcagctggagtcagtgcttcaagaaccactacgcacagatgtATGCAAGACacgggtttcagctgtcgcattccttgtgtcaagccactcttgaacaacagacagcgtcagaagcgtctcgcctgggcgagtggtccaaagttatgttctctgatgaaagtaaattttgcatttcctttggaaatcagggtcccagagtctggaggaagagaggagaggcacacaatccacattgcttgaggtccagtgtaaagtttccacagtcagtgatggttttgttttctgaggtccaaagtcaacgcagccgtataccaggaagttttagagcacttcatgcttcctgctgctgaccaactttatggagatgcagatttaactttccaacaggacttgtcACCTGCACActgtgccaaagctaccagtacctggtttaaggaccatggtatccctgttcttaattggccagaaAACTctcctgaccttaaccccatagaaaatctatggggtattgtgaagaggaagatgtgatttgccagacccaacaatgcagaagagctgaaggccactatcagagcaacctgggctctcataacacctgagcagttccacagactgatcgactccatgccacgctgcattgctgcagtaattcaggcaaaaggagccccagtattgagtgctgtacatgctcatacttttcatgttcagaAGCGTCAACATGTCTGGAGTGGCTGTATTTGGCATCTACTGTACCTATACATTagtctgggtaaacccagcctgatcttccagcgatttgattttgatttgatttcgctcagtctggaaacctgtgcattcatttctgctgcgcTGTTACACTTtcgcgggaaccaatcacagactggcttatccaccttgctcgctattggcgggtataacacgatgacgatagagaagcaaCGGCAAGCAGCTTTCAAACTCTATCTGATCGACCCGTCTCTCGCACGACCGTCACTCCAAAATAACAATGCACAATCACAGTGACGCCAACtgtgttaagcatttaccttatctgagagaaatgtagcagaGCGTTGATCCGACAGTCTCTTCATAGAAAGATTACAAACAGCGATTAATGACACACGATGATTCTCTGCagttattttggtggtttgcttcacgatgtgagtacaggactcttttacttcaatgccccttgatgttagacaatatttttatcatttgctctatatgtttcgtctccctgcttcttgaatctcgGACCACCTGAGCTGACTGGAATTCTTTTTTGTTGTCATGACAATGACGTAGTTTAGGGCGGCTATATTCCGTATTTATTTACACTGAACCAAAACGCCTTTTAAactctcgacgatgctgaatgacttctttagttagcaaacaaattgctcgagtgggtgtaaataccgatcacttacatgtttttttgcacaacctgcaaaaatcgctcgatgccattgctgcttttGCAAACCgcggatcaatgctacaaaccaatacaaactaaccctgcgtctcaatcagctccctagttccctaggtcgtgaatcagtatatcatgcaagtgaatgtggctgattccctgatcagtgccctgactactgaactagggagctgattgagacacacggtaaacctgtctggagttttcgcatcgctctgcaaagtacatcatccggatcgttgatctgattggtttaaggactatccaattgcgtgactaATGCTcattgatcacgcctcttgtgcagtaggaaatacatagcaaactccccagaccaatgttcaattttaaattgagcttggtctggtgatagtcAGACTACCTATACATATCTATggctccaaacctgtaagacttttgttcatcttcaggagcacaaatgaagatacttttaattaaatcatagagatttctgtccctcaatTGACAGTCTATgaaactaccactttgacacttcaaaaaggttaattagttcactttgaaatgaaaattagcccaagctttattcaccctcaagccaccctaggtgtatacgactttcttctttctgatgaacataattgcagaaatattaataaacatccgGATGCATCCAACctttataatagcagtgatagggatcaatgagtatgagctgaagatagtgcttccatccacatccatccatcataaatatgtgctccacacggcttcggggggttaataaaggccttcggaagcaaagtgatgcgtttgtgtgtaaaaaatatccatatttaaagttccacgttatgaagtaaaatatgtagcttccgccagaccgccttccgtattgtAGATACAAAGAAAGTTTAAACTGCCGTCACGTCTGTTACACTTTTTTCGTAAATTGAATAGGGAATAGGACGTAACGTAAGCTTtatgaactgcaagagttttacactttctgcgTGTTTAATACGGAAGGTGGCTTGTGTGgaaactagatattttacttcataacttgttaaatatggatttgtttttacacaaacacatcgctttgattcagaaggcctttattaaccccccggaacCGTGTAATACACgtttttgatggatggatggatgtggatgaaagcactttcttcagctcatacccagtgatcccgttcactgccattataaaggtcagatgcatcaggatatttattaaaatttctgcgattgttttcatcagaaagaagaaaggatggtttgagggtgagtaaagcttggtctaattttcattataaagtgaagtaatcctttaagcggtttagtccaaattctgaagagatttgttcactttatatgatgaacactaattaatttaggcttttattcatgGGGGTAccaattataattttttgtgcgcgtgtatgtgtttgtgtgtgtgtgtgtgtagggggGGGGTTTGGtctttatttgaaagaattaaataattattggaTTAAAAGtgaataaagaaaaagaaagaagaacagTTATTAAGTAATCAATTTaaactatttgcaaatattttattttaaaatatccatATTCACTCTTATTCATAGCCAATCCAGAAGAGATGAAAGACATGCATCTAGACACAATGAAAACGCAGCACTGAAGTGTCAACTAAACTATCCCCCGCGAAGGCCTCCTTCCCTTTCCTTTCCCTATGTATAGGTAAAACGTTATCAAAATTATTCCAGTTCGCATAGATCCGCAGACACAActaatttttctgtattatgcGGACCAGACAAGTAATTTGGCAAATGTCACTTTTTACAAAAAGACCAAGCTTCTTGTCCCCCTCAATGTCTATGGTGGTTATGGCCcggatatatataaaaacatatatacatataaaaattcATCACTGCACACATCTGTTATGGTAAACAGAAACTCATGTTTGACATGCGAGAACCAACATGTTGAACCAACATTCTCATGTTACATAGCACGTtcgagcttccacaagaaccaatgaggtttattcttgTGTGTCAAAGCATGTACGGTTGAGcttgtttatgttcactgatcaatatgtgaataaaatcctaaatctgatcatcatataaagcgatcgtgtctcttcagaaaatttggactaaactgctttATGAACTTGTCAGATTTCTTTAAATATACCTACATTTGTgtcccgaagatgaacgaaagtcttacgggtttggaacgacatgagggggagtaaatgatgacagaattttcatttctgggtgaactaaccctttaatataaaataacactggtccAAATGAATCCTATATGCAAAATGACATGCTTTAAAGATCTATCTCGAACATCAGACCCTTATCTGAACACTTTTCCCCAATATCCGCTGGAAGCATTGGCTTTTCAGGCCCTTCCAATAACACTCATCTTTAATGTACTCACCTCTTGACCTCCAGCATCTTTGCAGACTCGCTTAAAATGATTCTTGCAGAGTGATGTTTGGGTGGGTGTGTGCATGCGAGCATGTGTGGTGTTGTGGGTAGTAAATGTGAAAACAAAAGGCTATTGGTCAGCTGTTGAAAAGGTTAGTAGCCAGAGCCCTCCCTGCTGAATATAAAGCAGCTTTGGGGGGAAGACCCATCAACAAACCGTTCAGTCCAGACTCAGAACCCCTTACGAACGTACTGATTCCTGCTTCTTTTCATTTAACTTTAATAGAACATTGGGAAATGGGGAATATGGCAACAGAGATCATTGCCTTCCTTCTCACCATATCTGGATGGATTCTGATCTCCTCCACGCTCCCAACTGACTACTGGAAAGTGTCATCAGTGGATGGGACAGTCATCACCACAGCAACCTTCTGGTCCAATCTCTGGAAGACATGTGTTACGGATTCAACCGGAGTCTCCAACTGCAAGGACTTTCCTTCTATGCTTGCACTGGATGGTACTTTATTACTtgcttttaataatttattgactTTTTACTTCTTGTCTGAATGAATGGTCTGAATGTTTGTGAGAATCGCCGATCATTTTCCTTCCTCGAGAGTGCAGATGTCTAATTGTTCGGAAAAAGAGTAGCATGGTGTTGGATTGCCCTAATGCTGTTTTGGCAGAAGCTTCCACAACACAATCAAACCGAAGCCAATCCGATAACTTGACCATTTAAACAGGGAGTTTATTGTGTTATAGTTGTGCTTAATGCATTTAACATGATTCTGACACCGGTTTAAGAATTCAATAATTTTAGCTCTGTGGAGGTAAAAAGAGATACAAAATGATCAGACTTGTCTCAAACTCTATTTCTGACTCACTACTTCAGTTACAACCTGCAGGAATGCACAGTATTATCCCAAGGCAAGTAGAAAATAGTGTTTATAATAACCACACATTAGATTAATTATGCCTGGATGGCACAGCCACAAACAGGAGGGAACACACAGAGAGCTTGTTCCCTCAGGCTGCCGTGCAAAAGCAGGTGGTTAAATGGTCATGTATTTGAATGGTTTTAATGCATAATTGGCATGTTTGTGACGTGACCTCTTTGACGGCTAACTAGAGAGTTTAACGAAAGATGCTACATGTGTTGAAAGATTGCCATGCCTTTCCTATATGTTAGCacattgctatgtggttactAATGTGTATGGCCCATTTTCAATGTACAGTACATCAATGGAAGTAATAGTGACataaccagtgttgggggtaatgcattacaagtaacttgagttacataatcagattacttttaagattactttactagttacttagTAGataagtaactagtaaagtagtGCATTACTTtgaaatttacaacaaaatatctgagttacttttttaaataagtaatgcaaattactttgttttcccatttattgactgacagctctcctgtccccatgttgagagaaatcaggagtaagtgtagaggtgttgtgtgcgctgtgtgaacatgatgcttattgtagttttagactaaatgtgagcaggcATTTACtaatctcacttgcacaaaaacaacaacagtaaaAATGCAATTTCAGGATACAgcacaaacctgcaataattaaatattaaaattaaacaaattcaattaaagtttttattggtgaagtaagagtgttgaacttctcTTGCATCCTATTCTTAAATGGCAGCACAGCTTAAaggtttgagctgcgccctctactgtactggcgtgaatttgcatttccttcagcctgaggcttattcatttcacttttggtgtgaaagagcctttacatttgccaaaaatatatttttttgttgttattaaaaaacaaacaaacaagcaagcccagcccaggtgagaaaaagcaatgcaaaagtaatgtaacatattacttttcataaaacataaccaagtaacgcaattagttacttttttatggtgtaacgcaatattgtaatgcattacttttaaatgaaactttccccaacactgattataACATAGATGAGGTGTTGTAAGATGAAGTTGCAAGAATGACGCCATGTTTTGCCATGTAtgccattattttcattataaagTTTATGAATTTATGATTGTCTTGGAGTTCACTGTATAATTATAgtgattttatcatttttagcTTTTATTGTAGATTTTCTCTGTAAAGAAGGAATTCCACCTCCGTTTACGTCACTCAGGCCTATACTcggaaaaaaaaccctgaacTTCGTGAGGATTTGGaagagtatttttggcacagaaatactctgtcataCATCCAACTCATGTTTTTGAAActtttggccatgtttagcatgagaatccaactctttaacagtgtaaataagtcagaatgcatgaaatagcattataccccccccccccccttaaaataattaataatgattattattaaaggaattgttcacccaaaaatgaaaattatcccataatttactcatcctcaagccatcctaggtgtatatgactttcttctttcagctgaacacaatcagagttatatttattaaataatatcctggctcttcccagctttataaagctccaaaaagcacatccatccatcataaaagtaatccatacggctccagtgggttaataaatgccttctgaagtgaagcgatgggtttttgtaagaaaagtATCCATATTTAAACCTGAATGCTCAGAAATGCAGTACAGACACATACAAGACTTAGCAATGACGTACTGAGGGGCTGCTTGtacgacaccattttcaactaaaaatggaaaactttatgcgttttggctgttcatttacacgaaAATGGCGTTTTGGTGGTCTGAAAactaaaacttttgaaaacgggtttcaaagtcgTCTGTACGCGGATAACTCGAAGGAAAAACTTCTTTGTTTTAAGCATATCGTTGTCATGTGAACATACTCTGCATAGACCAGGCTTTTATAGGGTGAGCTAACAAGGTAATTGAGACATAGCTGAAAGCAGTGAGTGCTGATGAGTCCAGGCAATGGATTATGGGGAATGAAGTCTGTAAGAGAATGACAATAGTCTGTTGATGGAGTGCCCCCTGGTGGCTCTCAAGGGCACTCCagctggtgatcgtgacagtacGCAAGTACAAGTTCCAGAGGTGACCGCTGACCTGACATATGACATAGCTCCTTCTCTTAAATCGAAATCCTTAGAATCTTGCCAGAAGAAGTAGGTCATCTGGCTATTCTTTGCCAACTCTtgtatgagtactgtgaattcagacatacttcttttgtcacatactgtttttcacccactatatagtagggaagtatgagATTTTGGATgcagacttctaattcgtgactggcgttttgttttgctctatcctctgcgttACGGTTTTCGTCAATTGTCACCTAATCTTACGCTACGCCTACATCATACCACGTTGGGTCAAAGGTCAACCTGACTGACTCGGGCactattcaatgccattacaaaGTTGGGAAGAaccaggatattatttaatataactctgattgtgttcggctgaaagaagatggcttgaaggtgagtaaattataggataatttactcacttttgggtgaattatttatataataatctaataattatttttaataattaataaataaattgtatttattttatttttaagtacaATGGAATTTCAAAGtgctttgcattaaaaaaaaagatttaaacatAATCATGAAATAATTAGAAGAggtgaaataaaatgaacaaaaacaaaaactaatttaatttgtattaaaactaaataagcataagtaaataattgttattattatatttacattatacagtcaaaccaaaaattattcagacaatttttatatttttgatatatttttactagtgggtgcaggacactagtTCATttctgtaagtgaggatagcaaaataaagtaaactgtgacatattataggCAAAAttttcatacagtggactaccagtaaaatgtattaaaaatttggaaccaaaaattcttcagacactttgacctgaccatctgacataattaagattatttctgacacagtttaactctgagatcttgtcatattttattaccattttttttaaactatagtgaataaactgtattaatgaatgaaatgttcaaggtgtctgaataaattttgatGTGACTGTATGTACATTAACAATAACTGTAACCTATAATTTTTTGTGTGTTGGCACAAGTGAAAATGTTATAGAGCAAGCAGAAATCTGATCTACTTGTCCGACCAGGCAAACAGTAAAAAAACGTCCTGTTCATCCTAGTGATCGTATAATAAATCTGTCCCTGGAATATATATCGCTTCTGCTTTCCTGTTCCTGCAGCTTATATCCAGGTGTGTCGTGGACTGATGATCTCAGCTGTGTGCCTGGGATTTTTTGGAGCTATCCTGGCGCTAGTGGGCATGAAGTGTACGAAAATAGGGGGATCAGAGACCACCAAAGCTAGGATCACCTGTCTATGTGGACTACACTTTATTCTCAGTGGTAAATGTCACTTATAGGTCATGGTTTCTTCTTTTCTAAAGCATTTGCAATTCCCACTTTTCAGAATGAGAGTATCCTGTAACTATACACCTCTCCTCTCTGCAGGAATCTGCTCTATGACCGCCTGTTCTCTCTACGCACATCGGATAACATCAGAGTTTTTTGACCCCTTATTTGTGAAACAGAAGTAAGCAATAGAATCCCATCGTAACATTCTTCTTGTATGCATCCCATCGCCTGTTACCAGCGCCAGTATTTTGCCTGTTTGGATTTAGGTTTGAACTCGGGGCGGCCCTGTTCATTGGCTGGGCAGGATCTGTTCTCAGCATTCTTGGAGGATTTATCTTTTGCTTTTCCATGACAGAGGGATTCAGCATCAGGTCTGATTCTTAGATTGTCCACTTACATACTGTGACACttgttttaaaggggtcctaaaactttttttatatatttttttaaccctCCTATTGCATGCCGGTCCGTTTTGACCTGgaagagatatatatatatatatatatatatatatatatatatatatatatatatatatatatatagattaaaTTTTGTACACATGTTAAGATGGTCAAAATACACACCATTTATtttttctgatttaaaaaaaaaaaaaaaaattaacaaacaaTGTTCGTGATATAACCATTTAAACTAAATTGTTATACCTGGTCCTGGTTCATTTTGACCTGAAAGTGAACTGTGGCTTTTTTCTTACATCTATTAGTTAGATTTGTCTCAAATTTCTTCTGTAAAATACTTTTAGGCTCCTTCACTCTCGCACACGTTTTCCTTCCCGCTGCATTTTGATTATAAACATGCTTGCTAATGCACACACaataattttgaaattaaaatcATATGACAAACAAATTAATGTCTTAATGGGTTTGTAGAGCAAAAGTTCATAGATCAAATTGTCTAAATTTGAAAACGGAAAGAGGATTTGGAAAAGAAATAGTCCACATTTCAATCTGAACTATTGCAGCATGAAAAGGAGATTCAAGCAGTTTATCATCTTTTTTCCTATGAAAGTAAAAGTTTATTCAAGTAAAATGaatataatttgtttaaaaacatttcagaGTAAAATTGATGTTGTTTTGTTAGAAAAAGAATATGTAGGTTTCATGAATTTATAATGTTTTGAGCAGTCATGAGCTATAattatcaaattaaattaattgaaGTCAAAGGAGTTCATACTGGTAATTCTCATATGTTCTTATAAATTTCATCTAatgatatattcaaataaaatttctcaTAAATATACTGATCAAATATATTTGTTCTTGCATCACAGAGTTTTTTCTTGTAGGTcttgaaacattttaaatttcaaagaatttctctctttttttaaaaaaaaataaataaggggTAAATTaagtaatagtaaaaacattcaaaactgTAAAACTTTTGTACATTAACGAGAAGATACTGATTAGAGACAATATGGCTTttgttaaaatatgttatgaTTATAATATGTTTAAGTTATAACTGTTTACGTTCCACAGGGTCCAAACAGACCCTGGAATgcaaaagttgtagtttttttttttttgttttttttttttttatgcattagGAGGGTTAAAAAGGTCATTTAATGTGGAATTTTCATGTCAGCATcctaaaatattaacaaatgctCCTTGAAATGTGGCCCATCCATTCACTGTAATTTTCAGtaggatattttaaaaatattcttaagGACCAGAAGAACTAACAAGAGTTTAAATTGTCAAATTGTTTCTTAAAGGCACAGtgcagaaaataaataaataaatgtatttaaaggcacaatatgtaagatttttatattaaaatatcccaaaaccaCTTGCACAGTGTGATATATATTTCGTTCAATTGTACTTTCATTATCCTAAAGGTTTCCAAGAAATTGTAAATTCTGAGaaattcacaattttaaatAGTGCCCATCCCTTGTCACCTGACAATGATATTCACGAttcaaagtgcatgccactgattAGTATTATGTATAGAGTGCCCCaaggatgacgcgtttttgtagaccaacccggaagttagtggcgcacgggttccctcggttgaaagcctatgcatttttcccatagagttttggaaaatcgcagaaaataagctctgtgtttaacaaagggttattatgatacttacacgttttgtctatcaagataatctttacaagttaacacaacatttatacattgtgaagcctaaataaagtcatcagatataaaaggctaaaggccaattcacaccgccccGACGACGGTCAAAAGAAAGCCGAcaaactcgtctgttggagtttgttggtttggtgtgatacccctgttggcgtttgttggccgttgttggcgttggtcggagttggttttcacccgactgaacatgtttaatcggcgtttgtcgggtcgtggaatgtctgcgcggtgtgaacagttttccaacagacggcaaccaactctgacgtaatctgacctgttaacgaaccgttgccatgacgatcagggaagtcccctgcaaagacagctatttgatcgcgcccgcgcctcacgcacacacaacaaagcacgggaaacgtgacatcgcagcttgttcgttataaaaaaataaaatacagtttatatatatatatatatatataatatacaaaaggtacaatagtctatagtgcaatccgtgccattcagcaagagcagctgctccacttcaccgaaagagagaggtaaTGTTATAACCAccatgagagcaacgcaggtttaccttcagtttcgttttttaaTAGTTCGTTTTGacttgtttagctacatggttgtatatgcttatgggtctcattaataaaaagggtcgcgctaaaaaaaaaagtttaaaaaaacgGTAACTTATACCAACCGCAGCGCAATCGGTTAAGATCAGATCGATGGCTACAGCGCTTCGGATTTCAGgttagtatttttgttttacctcaatactttaatacaatgaaaatatgatactatattattaatatagtaaactAACCTGACATATTGTTAACATGGTTACCATGTTAACATGGTTTttaatgagaaatgctgtccaaatgtcctgtttgtcatgatgacgtctaaagtcccagCCAAAGGAAGTAACgttagtcccttttagcaatttgttagcaagcgctgattttaagacacagtaaaaataaaaaaaaaaaaaaaaaaatcacaagtgggttataactggtgtgttttatgtcatagatcaaaacgatattatttagtatttagaggctttgttaaccacagaccttatttcaggcgatttagcaaaaacccataaAAAAAAACGGAAGTCCAAAAATGCTAActcacttccgggttttgcctacaaaaatgcgtcatccctgaggcactctattattcttcaacagcgatgccatagaaatatacagggCTACCGcaaaaacggaagttcaaaaacAATATTCTAAAGATGGCGGCGCGCTTGTTTCTCTGGTAAATAAGGTCTATTATGTAtacaccatagactgtaaaaaacatacacataccaattaaacgcgcaggtctcctctcgtgcgtcctccccactgcGTCGCTGGTCGAGGCAATAATCACTTTCATTTCGCTttcagatatctcttttatagatgccatcaatgcttttacctttctagatgtaattatCGAAATCAAAAGTCCATAAACTatatcctcacgaaaacttaagtcaagccagctcgcgcgtcaaccagagagatcagcctccttaccttaaagtgtcaaatttcccggtctctgaatggacggtttagcttgattgacaaacgctaacgttcgggcatgatttatataccatcgacctgtcctaaaacgttagcacgatGTGATCAATTGCTttgag
Above is a genomic segment from Chanodichthys erythropterus isolate Z2021 chromosome 21, ASM2448905v1, whole genome shotgun sequence containing:
- the cldn10a gene encoding claudin-10a, with the protein product MGNMATEIIAFLLTISGWILISSTLPTDYWKVSSVDGTVITTATFWSNLWKTCVTDSTGVSNCKDFPSMLALDAYIQVCRGLMISAVCLGFFGAILALVGMKCTKIGGSETTKARITCLCGLHFILSGICSMTACSLYAHRITSEFFDPLFVKQKFELGAALFIGWAGSVLSILGGFIFCFSMTEGFSIREYSYNGATSFISTRTKITKMGKNPETPQKDPPDQSFTGRKFGRNAYV